A single Anopheles arabiensis isolate DONGOLA chromosome 2, AaraD3, whole genome shotgun sequence DNA region contains:
- the LOC120898689 gene encoding host cell factor isoform X2 — protein sequence MTANSDAVASELVPASSAKHNAILRWKRVTNPSGPQPRPRHGHRSVNIKELMVVFGGGNEGIVDELHVYNTATNQWYVPATKGDVPPGCAAYGFVVDGTRILVFGGMVEYGKYSNELYELQATKWEWKKLRPKPPESGPPPCRRLGHSFTLVGDKIYLFGGLANESDDPKNNIPKYLNDLYILEIKNNQLQWEIPTTFGESPPPRESHTAVSWYDKKQKKFWLVIYGGMSGCRLGDLWLLDTDTMSWTRPRTSGPLPLPRSLHSSTLIGNRMYVFGGWVPLVLDDVKVEKHEKEWKCTNTLACLNLETMTWEELDLDTDEENMPRARAGHCAVGIHTRLYIWSGRDGYRKAWNNQVCCKDLWYLEVERPATASRVQLVRASTHSLEVCWQAVPSASYYILEVQKIPQAPPPPPPAPVATNTTPAIVASPSGATISSPASNAGSMSPAQIVSGSIGTTTGEPALQQPIIKPLAGRVSGTTPTAIAVPAGSIQSPTLQNPVVAQAALGASPIHNPAGLQSPTNSNIGVATSPAHTVTSPVQRIVTKVQPAKPLQTAQKVLTTGSQILQQQPAQIVASSQGQSSAQTIQTAIVQTSQAQLAQLQHQPQTIRVVATGGTAISNAQQLTTGTGTPIRVLSSTGQQLRIGTAGTGTMQQAGQTAVLRTAGPGIVSGAQLQTVQQRIVSAASGNTSTTATIGGKQIILQKPVTIVSGASGAGSTGSINTVNANQAQILTLVKTSQGVTMQTVPKMSVVQKTTGTVAGSIHQPQQQIITSNLLAGTGGTVVQQATVAGTTSGQKTTVIGGNVVKLMSGSGTIGGKQILMKNSNIVQVGKVGTNATGKPTIVLTNKAGQTIRGNQQVIVVTTPQGIRTVSGTVTSSASNFVTLSSSQVLNTITTTRATNIGGATVLQAASVPTASGTVSTLNAGTGNIVAASVASGGTTTTIGGQAIKLRTVQGGKPITFTMPVGGLQAGGQKITGTQIINMPQKLVSGKSVTVQLTPSVGGQKTVTIVPSGASGTTATSGTVTGQVGGGQKILMLPSKTTTRIVTQQQYQQIQLQQQQQLQLQQQQQQQQQQQQQQQLQQQQQQQQQEHQVSTDAAFAALAAEAGMMETDGEGMEQMDGCFDVQLVDEHDDVHTFDEVDLLEQMETQTPETEVEMACNTHTTFPKALPMFTLEQLDGVDDSVITNSNNIKEEAVPLQNLTIRYVKPGLYGGSTTVGIESNNSVSGGDDSDSQNDNLVSDNQEEQQQEVNEMEQSEEQQAHESEMLEGMDDAAVQEEQEEAHVDNASTSATAEGAEAQASAEGPVMISGEDFATEEEDGNFVGEDSQEHEEMTGVSDGIVPTGEPGDNDNANASVDEDMEESESHALDSLLEGESAGQSQQEMSFGGEPEEMQAMEQQHSAGSEVSGEEGTTNIEETSPALAIPHVPKTTVVSAPTASETEAANILTTIKSGEILSLHNAELLAGGSSGVGNENIIQLGSGSAGTLLQSSGSENGQTITFKTESGENSGIPAATTVADGATVTLSDGTTFVTRLQTAGEQSALGIVSHSSPGNINLVGAVVKTEDSNNASSTTGHLDALAEAAASATSVLPSELMGDILSSPTSNVSQASQQGASIKFLDPGTKQFTLVMQQAGADGTGSSAAGMLNNNGNSATPPSGKQTIGKAVVRSNSVGKTKEEKDEKTVKPKDESEIWHTVGIFKTVNHTVSNYVDASEWDSSIDGEMLSADNIPDLSELKRINLEPGCAYRFRVAAINSCGRGEWSDATPFKTCLPGFPGAPSAIKISKSPEGAHLSWEPPPSTTGDILEYSVYLAIKSQNATKDKVSTTAAQLAFVRVYCGSNNQCTVANQSLQTAHVDFTSKPAIIFRIAARNDKGYGPATQVRWLQDPQLSKSTTGMGGTPGVAGQTGGIVGKRLTDKSATIVANKRVKLGAPTAGTTNSSMMVSPQHHH from the exons ATGACGGCCAATTCAGATGCTGTTGCATCGGAGCTTGTACCGGCTTCGTCGGCCAAGCACAACGCAATATTACGATGGAAGCGAGTAACGAATCCTAGCGGTCCCCAACCTAGACCACGGCATGGGCATCGTTCGGTTAACATCAAGGAGCTGATGGTTGTGTTTGGCGGAGGAAACGAAGGCATTGTCGACGAATTGCACGTTTACAACACAG cTACGAACCAATGGTACGTTCCTGCAACAAAAGGAGACGTCCCACCAGGATGTGCTGCTTACGGATTTGTCGTCGATGGGACACGAATATTAGTTTTCGGTGGTATGGTGGAGTATGGCAAGTACTCAAATGAGCTATATGAGCttcaagcaacaaaatgggaGTGGAAAAAGCTGCGTCCAAAGCCACCAGAATCGGGACCTCCGCCATGCCGTCGCTTGGGTCATAGTTTTACACTCGTCGGGGACAAGATTTATCTTTTCGGTGGACTTGCAAATGAAAGCGATGAtccaaaaaataatattcccAAGTATCTAAATGATTTATATattttggaaattaaaaataatcaactaCAGTGGGAAATACCGACAACCTTTGGTGAGAGTCCACCTCCTCGAGAATCACATACGGCTGTCTCTTGGTATgataaaaaacagaaaaagtttTGGCTGGTAATCTACGGTGGTATGTCTGGTTGCCGACTCGGGGACCTCTGGCTGCTGGACACAGACACAATGTCCTGGACAAGGCCTCGAACAAGTGGCCCGTTACCGTTGCCTCGTTCACTCCATAGCTCAACCTTGATCGGTAACAGGATGTACGTGTTCGGCGGCTGGGTTCCACTAGTCCTGGATGATGTAAAGGTGGAAAAGCACGAAAAGGAGTGGAAGTGTACGAATACACTTGCATGCTTGAATCTCG AAACTATGACCTGGGAGGAACTGGATCTGGACACCGACGAAGAGAACATGCCGCGCGCTCGAGCAGGTCACTGTGCCGTAGGAATACACACCCGTCTTTATATATGGTCGGGTCGTGACGGTTACAGAAAGGCCTGGAACAACCAG GTGTGTTGCAAAGATCTGTGGTATTTGGAGGTGGAACGTCCTGCAACAGCATCCCGCGTGCAGCTAGTACGCGCGTCAACCCACTCGCTCGAAGTATGCTGGCAAGCGGTGCCATCTGCTTCGTACTATATATTAGAGGTGCAGAAGATCCCTCAAGCTCCACCCCCACCGCCGCCAGCTCCAGTTGCCACGAATACTACACCTGCAATTGTTGCCTCTCCCTCTGGGGCAACCATCAGCTCTCCAGCATCTAACGCCGGGTCCATGTCTCCTGCACAAATTGTCAGTGGCAGCATCGGTACAACAACCGGAGAACCTGCACTCCAACAGCCGA TCATCAAACCGTTGGCTGGAAGAGTATCGGGAACTACACCGACAGCAATTGCAGTACCGGCAGGCAGCATTCAATCGCCCACTTTGCAGAACCCAGTCGTCGCCCAAGCTGCTTTAGGAGCCAGTCCGATTCACAATCCGGCAGGATTGCAGTCTCCTACGAACAGCAACATAGGAGTTGCCACATCACCAGCACACACAGTCACTTCACCAGTGCAAAGAATTGTCACTAAGGTACAGCCTGCGAAGCCGTTACAGACGGCTCAGAAAGTGCTCACCACTGGTTCACAGATTTTGCAACAGCAACCGGCTCAAATAGTTGCATCTTCACAAGGGCAATCGTCTGCTCAGACCATCCAAACGGCCATTGTTCAAACGAGCCAGGCACAACTGGCACAGTTGCAGCATCAACCACAAACGATTCGTGTCGTCGCTACGGGCGGTACCGCCATTTCCAACGCGCAACAACTGACAACTGGTACTGGCACGCCTATTCGTGTGCTATCCTCCACTGGACAGCAATTGCGCATCGGTACCGCTGGCACCGGAACGATGCAACAAGCTGGACAAACTGCGGTACTGCGCACAGCTGGCCCGGGAATTGTCTCCGGAGCCCAGTTACAAACGGTGCAGCAGCGTATAGTCAGTGCTGCATCAGGAAATACTTCGACAACGGCGACCATCGGCGGCAAACAAATCATTCTACAAAAACCGGTCACTATAGTAAGCGGAGCATCCGGTGCGGGAAGCACTGGATCTATTAATACCGTTAACGCCAACCAGGCCCAAATTTTGACGTTGGTAAAAACGAGCCAAGGCGTAACGATGCAAACTGTACCCAAAATGAGCGTGGTTCAGAAGACCACCGGAACGGTTGCTGGATCAATACACCAACCACAGCAACAGATTATTACGTCAAATCTACTTGCCGGAACTGGCGGTACTGTCGTTCAGCAGGCAACGGTAGCTGGAACAACATCTGGACAGAAGACGACCGTCATTGGCGGAAATGTGGTTAAACTGATGTCCGGGTCCGGAACCATTGGCGGTAAACAGATACTGATGAAGAACTCGAACATTGTTCAAGTGGGAAAAGTGGGCACAAACGCTACCGGTAAGCCGACTATAGTGCTCACCAATAAAGCAGGTCAAACGATACGAGGAAATCAGCAGGTGATTGTGGTAACGACCCCACAGGGTATTCGCACAGTTAGCGGCACAGTCACGTCGTCGGCCAGTAACTTTGTGACACTGTCATCGTCCCAAGTGCTGAACACTATCACAACGACGAGAGCCACAAACATTGGAGGAGCCACGGTCTTGCAAGCTGCTTCCGTACCGACTGCCAGTGGCACTGTTTCTACCCTTAACGCAGGAACAGGGAATATCGTAGCAGCGTCGGTAGCGTCCGGCGGTACTACGACCACTATTGGTGGACAAGCGATAAAGCTACGCACGGTACAGGGAGGCAAACCGATCACTTTCACTATGCCAGTCGGTGGGCTTCAGGCCGGAGGGCAGAAGATCACGGGTACGCAAATCATCAATATGCCTCAAAAGCTAGTTAGCGGCAAATCAGTTACTGTTCAGCTGACTCCGTCGGTTGGTGGTCAGAAAACAGTCACGATTGTTCCGTCCGGCGCATCTGGTACTACGGCGACATCAGGCACTGTGACGGGACAAGTTGGCGGGGGACAGAAAATATTAATGTTACCGTCAAAAACGACGACTCGCATCGTCACTCAGCAGCAATATCAGCAGATACAgctacaacagcagcaacagttgcagcttcaacagcagcagcagcaacagcagcagcaacaacaacagcaacagttacaacaacagcagcagcagcaacagcaagaacATCAGGTATCTACTGATGCGGCATTTGCCGCACTGGCAGCTGAAGCTGGCATGATGGAAACAGATGGAGAAGGTATGGAACAAATGGACGGCTGTTTCGATGTACAACTGGTCGATGAACACGATGATGTCCATACTTTCGACGAAGTAGACTTGTTGGAACAGATGGAAACCCAGACTCCCGAGACCGAGGTGGAGATGGCGTGTAACACGCACACGACCTTCCCGAAGGCTCTTCCTATGTTTACATTAGAACAACTTGACGGTGTTGATGACAGTGTTATTACCAACAGTAACAACATTAAAGAAGAAGCGGTGCCCTTGCAGAACTTAACTATCCGTTACGTGAAACCGGGACTGTACGGCGGATCAACGACAGTTGGGATAGAAAGTAACAACAGTGTTTCCGGCGGTGATGATAGTGACTCCCAGAACGATAACCTTGTTTCTGATAACCAGGAagaacagcagcaggaggtgAATGAGATGGAACAAAGCGAAGAGCAGCAAGCACACGAAAGCGAGATGTTAGAAGGCATGGATGACGCTGCTGTTCaggaagaacaagaagaagcgcATGTGGATAACGCATCAACTTCAGCGACAGCAGAAGGGGCAGAAGCACAGGCATCGGCGGAAGGACCTGTAATGATATCAGGCGAAGATTTTGCAACAGAAGAGGAAGATGGAAATTTCGTTGGAGAGGATAGTCAGGAACACGAGGAAATGACTGGTGTGAGTGATGGAATTGTCCCTACTGGAGAACCAGGTGACAACGACAATGCCAATGCCTCCGTGGATGAGGACATGGAAGAGTCGGAAAGTCATGCGCTTGATTCTCTTTTGGAAGGCGAATCGGCCGGGCAATCGCAACAAGAA ATGTCGTTTGGTGGCGAACCAGAAGAGATGCAAGCGATGGAGCAACAGCACAGTGCCGGATCGGAAGTCAGTGGCGAAGAAGGAACAACTAATATCGAGGAAACAAGTCCCGCTTTAGCCATTCCTCATGTTCCCAAAACCACCGTCGTTAGCGCTCCAACGGCATCAGAAACGGAAGCAGCCAATATTCTCACGACAATAAAAAGTGGAGAAATTTTGTCGCTTCACAACGCCGAACTTCTGGCTGGTGGAAGTTCTGGAGTTGGGAATGAAAATATAAT TCAGCTTGGTTCCGGTTCGGCGGGGACACTGCTGCAGTCGTCGGGCAGTGAGAATGGCCAAACGATCACATTTAAAACCGAAAGCGGCGAGAACAGTGGGATCCCGGCAGCCACAACCGTAGCTGATGGTGCAACGGTTACCCTGAGCGACGGCACCACCTTCGTGACACGACTTCAAACAGCGGGCGAACAGTCTGCGCTGGGGATAGTGTCACACTCCAGCCCTGGCAACATCAATTTGGTTGGTGCTGTTGTAAAGACGGAGGACAGCAATAATGCATCATCTACAACTGGTCATCTGGATGCGCTTGCTGAAGCGGCCGCTTCGGCAACCTCTGTATTGCCTAGTGAGTTAATGGGTGATATTCTGTCTTCTCCTACATCCAACGTTTCGCAAGCGTCGCAGCAAGGCGCATCGATTAAATTCTTAGATCCCGGAACGAAACAATTCACCCTCGTTATGCAGCAAGCTGGTGCGGATGGTACCGGTTCGTCTGCTGCAGGGATGTTGAATAACAATGGCAATAGTGCGACACCGCCATCTGGAAAGCAAACCATTGGCAAAGCAGTCGTTCGATCTAATTCCGTTGGAAAGacaaaagaggaaaaagacGAG AAAACGGTAAAACCGAAAGATGAATCTGAAATCTGGCACACGGTGGGCATCTTTAAAACGGTCAATCATACAGTTTCAAACTACGTCGATGCGAGCGAATGGGACAGTTCGATTGATGGCGAAATGCTGTCCGCGGACAACATACCCGATTTAAGTGAGCTGAAGCGAATCAATCTGGAGCCCGGATGCGCCTACCGGTTCCGCGTCGCGGCCATTAACAGTTGCGGCCGTGGTGAGTGGAGTGATGCGACACCGTTCAAAACGTGCCTGCCTGGTTTCCCAGGCGCACCGTCAGCAATAAAGATTTCGAAATCCCCGGAGGGTGCACACCTTTCGTGGGAACCGCCGCCATCCACTACGGGCGATATACTGGAGTATTCCGTCTATCTGGCGATCAAATCGCAGAATGCAACCAAGGACAAGGTGAGCACAACGGCGGCCCAGCTGGCCTTTGTGCGCGTATACTGTGGATCGAACAACCAGTGCACAGTGGCGAACCAGTCCCTGCAGACGGCGCATGTGGATTTCACTTCGAAACCGGCCATCATTTTCCGTATTGCTGCACGCAACGATAAAGGATACGGACCAGCAACGCAGGTCAGGTGGCTACAAG ACCCGCAGCTGTCTAAATCCACAACCGGGATGGGTGGAACACCGGGGGTAGCGGGTCAGACCGGCGGCATAGTTGGCAAGCGGTTGACCGACAAGTCCGCTACAATTGTCGCTAACAAACGGGTCAAACTTGGTGCGCCAACTGCAGGTACGACCAACTCGTCGATGATGGTTTCACCCCAACACCACCATTGA